One region of Betaproteobacteria bacterium genomic DNA includes:
- a CDS encoding FecR domain-containing protein yields the protein MLRVIAIVGMLLAGNVMADEPAIGHVKSVIGDASITTGEKVLKAEVGSQIHQGSVLQTGKKSSMGVIFKDETVMSFGADTRFTVDEYVYAPAQGKLKFSSKMTKGSLNYVSGVIEKLKPDAVTVGTPTGIIGVRGTQFLLKVEE from the coding sequence ATGCTGAGAGTTATCGCTATCGTTGGTATGTTGCTGGCCGGCAATGTCATGGCCGACGAACCGGCAATCGGACATGTCAAAAGCGTCATTGGCGATGCTTCGATTACCACCGGCGAAAAAGTGCTCAAGGCCGAGGTCGGCTCCCAGATTCATCAGGGCAGTGTGCTGCAAACCGGCAAGAAGAGCAGCATGGGCGTCATTTTCAAGGACGAGACTGTCATGTCGTTTGGCGCCGACACGCGCTTCACAGTCGATGAATATGTGTACGCGCCAGCTCAGGGCAAGCTCAAATTCAGCAGCAAAATGACCAAGGGTAGCCTGAACTATGTATCCGGCGTCATCGAAAAACTGAAGCCCGACGCGGTCACCGTCGGCACGCCTACCGGCATCATCGGCGTGCGCGGTACGCAGTTCCTGCTGAAAGTGGAAGAATGA
- the ureE gene encoding urease accessory protein UreE has protein sequence MLILNQRIIAPATDSVALAYDERKRSRLKVTLASGLEAGIFLERGDHLQGGDKLAAEDGSAVVEILAAPEKLIEAVAEGPLLFARAAYHLGNRHVPVQILPTQNGGKLRFQTDHVLAEMVRGLGCTVGETEAPFQPESGAYGAHGGHHHGDDEPADLHNPGHGAHRSVPKIHQFKPR, from the coding sequence ATGCTGATCCTCAATCAACGCATTATCGCCCCCGCCACCGACTCGGTGGCGCTCGCCTACGACGAACGCAAGCGCAGCCGCCTCAAGGTCACGCTGGCCTCCGGACTTGAGGCTGGCATCTTCCTCGAACGCGGCGATCATCTGCAAGGTGGCGACAAGCTGGCAGCCGAAGACGGGTCGGCCGTCGTCGAAATTCTCGCCGCGCCGGAAAAACTCATCGAGGCCGTCGCCGAAGGCCCACTGCTTTTCGCCCGCGCTGCCTACCACCTCGGCAACCGGCATGTGCCGGTGCAGATTCTGCCAACTCAAAACGGCGGCAAACTGCGTTTCCAGACCGACCACGTGCTAGCCGAGATGGTACGCGGGCTGGGTTGCACGGTCGGCGAAACCGAAGCCCCGTTCCAGCCGGAGTCCGGCGCTTATGGTGCGCACGGCGGCCATCATCATGGCGATGATGAGCCAGCCGACCTGCACAACCCCGGCCACGGCGCACATCGCTCGGTGCCGAAAATCCACCAGTTCAAGCCGCGCTGA
- a CDS encoding urease accessory protein UreD, translating into MTSRLPVSLPEHSPSWHAELHLGFALAGERSVLRENRHRGPLRVQKALYPEGDAVCQAIVLHPPSGIAGGDHLAITADIGAGAHAQLTTPGAGKWYRSGGAEASQCIAFTVAEGATLEWLPQETIIFDGARARMETRVSLAADSRYIGWDILCLGRSAAGERFGNGRFDLFFRVDRGNAPIWLERGGFDGNDAMLASPAGWAGATVCGTLLCTFPELPQQAASLLEACRQIAPADAANHGLSALPGILVARYLGHSSEAARLWFSNLWAILRPVCCPLKGLPPGRGRPAVIPRIWNT; encoded by the coding sequence ATGACCTCGCGCCTTCCCGTATCGCTGCCGGAGCATTCGCCCAGCTGGCACGCCGAGTTGCATCTTGGCTTTGCCCTTGCCGGCGAGCGGTCAGTGCTGCGTGAAAACCGTCATCGCGGCCCGCTGCGCGTGCAAAAAGCGCTGTACCCGGAGGGCGATGCGGTGTGTCAGGCCATTGTGCTGCACCCGCCATCCGGCATTGCCGGCGGCGATCATCTGGCGATTACGGCTGATATTGGCGCTGGCGCTCATGCCCAGCTAACAACGCCGGGCGCCGGCAAGTGGTATCGCAGCGGCGGTGCCGAGGCTTCGCAGTGCATCGCTTTCACGGTAGCCGAAGGCGCGACCCTCGAATGGCTGCCGCAAGAAACCATTATTTTCGACGGCGCCCGGGCACGTATGGAAACCCGCGTTTCTCTGGCGGCAGACAGTCGCTATATTGGCTGGGACATCCTCTGCCTTGGTCGCTCCGCTGCTGGCGAACGTTTTGGAAATGGTCGTTTTGACCTGTTTTTTCGGGTTGACCGTGGCAATGCGCCAATTTGGCTCGAACGTGGTGGTTTCGACGGCAACGACGCCATGCTGGCCAGCCCGGCCGGCTGGGCTGGCGCCACAGTGTGCGGCACCTTGCTGTGCACTTTTCCCGAATTGCCGCAGCAGGCGGCGAGCTTGCTCGAAGCATGTCGTCAGATAGCCCCAGCCGATGCTGCAAATCATGGACTGAGCGCCTTGCCCGGCATCCTTGTCGCCCGCTATCTTGGCCACAGCAGCGAGGCTGCCCGCTTGTGGTTCTCCAACCTTTGGGCGATCCTGCGTCCGGTTTGCTGTCCCCTAAAGGGACTTCCGCCGGGGCGCGGTCGTCCGGCCGTTATCCCCCGAATCTGGAATACCTGA
- the glsA gene encoding glutaminase A, producing MQSPIQAYLDSLHARLASNQDGALANYIPELSKADPSWFSISLVTMDGVVYSTGDSDQKFTIQSISKPFVFATALADRGVELVTSKVGVEPSGDAFNSISLNPKTGAPLNPMINAGAIATASLVSGATPEAQWERIQTSMSAFVGRDLSLDEDVYRSESDTGFRNRAIAWMLKNFGIIDGEPMASLENYFRQCSLLVDCRDLAFMAATLANGGIHPVTGQRALPSEHVERVLSVMATCGMYDFAGSWLYEVGMPAKSGVGGGIIAVLPGRFGIGIFSPLLDPKGNSVRGIEVCRHLSRDFGLHVFNRAGEPSMALGRVYTAAQAPSKRLPAPEMRDYLNEHAHRIKYLCLHGYLAVDGIEYVIRRMIAMVADSACFILDMHQVDGISESGARLLNDVRLRFAKDNVAVVFSRIHGRHAIQHFLSTTAPKTDRGYLSFEDNDLAVEWCENHLLGDSVEDLARQVELADCAMLKGLAPELLALVEQVAMPRQFSHGEAILTAGEAADGRVFFIEKGCVSILVPLENGAHQRISTLGPGTNFGEMVLLGQTTRSATVVADSDVSCRVLDAGDLDHLAHDAPMLRIALLENISRDMADKLRRATQWISALA from the coding sequence ATGCAATCGCCGATACAGGCTTATCTCGACAGTCTCCATGCGCGACTTGCTTCAAATCAGGATGGCGCGCTGGCGAATTACATTCCCGAACTGAGCAAGGCTGACCCGTCGTGGTTCAGCATTTCGCTGGTCACCATGGACGGCGTGGTCTATTCGACGGGGGATTCGGACCAGAAATTCACGATTCAGTCGATCTCCAAACCCTTTGTCTTCGCCACGGCGCTGGCCGATCGCGGGGTCGAATTGGTGACCAGCAAGGTGGGCGTTGAGCCGAGCGGAGACGCGTTCAATTCGATCAGCCTGAATCCCAAAACTGGTGCGCCGCTGAATCCCATGATCAATGCTGGTGCAATCGCAACAGCCAGTCTGGTTTCCGGGGCAACGCCGGAAGCGCAGTGGGAGAGGATTCAAACCTCCATGAGCGCTTTCGTTGGCCGGGATTTATCCCTCGATGAGGATGTTTATCGCTCGGAGAGCGATACGGGTTTTCGCAACCGGGCGATTGCATGGATGCTGAAGAATTTCGGGATCATCGATGGCGAACCCATGGCGTCGCTGGAGAACTATTTTCGCCAGTGCTCGCTGTTGGTTGACTGTCGTGATCTTGCCTTCATGGCCGCCACTCTGGCCAATGGCGGCATACACCCGGTGACCGGTCAGCGCGCCTTGCCGTCGGAGCACGTTGAGCGGGTATTGAGCGTCATGGCAACCTGCGGCATGTACGATTTTGCCGGCAGTTGGTTGTACGAGGTGGGGATGCCGGCCAAGAGCGGTGTCGGTGGCGGCATTATCGCGGTGCTTCCCGGAAGGTTCGGGATCGGCATTTTTTCGCCGCTGCTTGATCCGAAAGGCAATAGCGTGCGTGGCATCGAAGTCTGCCGGCATCTCTCGCGTGATTTCGGGCTGCATGTGTTCAATCGGGCCGGAGAGCCCAGCATGGCGCTGGGTCGGGTCTACACGGCAGCGCAGGCGCCGTCGAAGCGGCTGCCGGCGCCAGAGATGCGTGACTACCTGAACGAGCATGCACACCGGATCAAGTATCTGTGCCTGCACGGCTATCTGGCGGTCGATGGCATCGAATACGTCATTCGCAGGATGATAGCCATGGTGGCAGATAGCGCCTGTTTCATTCTCGACATGCATCAGGTCGATGGCATCTCGGAAAGTGGTGCCCGCTTGCTCAACGACGTGCGCCTGCGATTTGCCAAGGACAATGTCGCTGTAGTCTTCTCCAGAATCCACGGTCGCCATGCGATCCAGCATTTCCTGAGCACGACCGCACCGAAGACTGATCGTGGCTACCTGAGTTTTGAAGACAATGATCTCGCGGTCGAATGGTGCGAGAACCATTTGCTGGGTGACTCCGTGGAGGATTTGGCCCGCCAGGTTGAACTGGCCGATTGCGCAATGCTCAAGGGCTTGGCGCCAGAATTGCTGGCTTTGGTCGAGCAGGTTGCGATGCCCAGGCAGTTTTCGCATGGTGAAGCGATACTGACCGCTGGCGAGGCAGCGGATGGACGCGTCTTTTTTATCGAGAAAGGATGCGTCAGTATTCTGGTGCCCTTGGAGAATGGGGCCCATCAACGCATTTCCACGCTCGGACCCGGCACAAATTTCGGTGAAATGGTGCTGCTCGGCCAGACGACACGCAGCGCTACCGTGGTGGCCGATTCCGATGTCAGTTGCCGGGTATTGGATGCTGGCGATCTGGATCACCTGGCGCACGATGCGCCGATGTTGCGAATTGCCCTGCTTGAAAATATTTCCCGTGACATGGCAGACAAACTGCGGCGTGCAACGCAGTGGATCTCGGCGCTGGCCTGA
- a CDS encoding diguanylate cyclase: MKPLNILLADDTKSVGQFVSEYLRDAGHHVTYVESGEEAIIAYKRQQFDLVLMDVVMPGIGGLEAVKRIKAIPSAIWVPIIVITGLDAEEDILGGFLAGADDYMVKPIKPLILDIRIRAMMRIAAIQRSSTAVIDNVIEGIIQINDAGKIGRFNKAAESIFGYTEDEVLGKNVNMLMPPPYKAEHDDYLAHYSATRQAKVIGIGRIVTGLRKNGGTFPMHLGVTEAASPEGKFFVGLVRDISEQEAARANAEASAQLIAERERFIRGITNAIPGMVAYWDATLRCRFANNRYLEWFGKLPEELIDVVTLRELLGEKLFALNEPHIQGALAGVNQQFARIMTKPDGTVGHTWAAYVPDLDSAGVVVGFFVLVTDVTPLKEAEAALELAASVYRSTDDGITVTDAHGTILSVNPAFTRITGYSAEEVLGENPRLLKSNRHDKAFYAAMWQDINAKGRWEGELWNRRKNGDVYPERMVITAIFDAAGAAHRYVAVFNDITALWRKDEHVRHLAFHDALTDLPNRTLLLERLDRQIAMSTREHRELAVMFLDLDGFKPVNDTLGHEVGDDVLKVVAQRLLTVVRQTDTVARLGGDEFVIILDNPMNRDEVAHIASRILATVNEPMSLRGKTAQVGTSIGIAMFPADGETPADLIKNADTAMYAAKVAGKKNYRFFDVTRAVHFG; this comes from the coding sequence ATGAAACCGCTAAACATCCTGCTGGCCGATGACACAAAATCCGTGGGGCAATTTGTCTCCGAATACTTGCGTGATGCCGGACACCATGTCACTTACGTAGAGTCAGGCGAAGAAGCAATCATCGCCTACAAGCGCCAGCAATTCGATCTCGTATTGATGGACGTCGTCATGCCAGGCATCGGTGGCTTGGAGGCCGTGAAACGGATCAAGGCCATTCCAAGCGCAATCTGGGTTCCGATCATCGTTATCACCGGCCTGGATGCAGAGGAAGATATCCTTGGCGGGTTCTTGGCCGGTGCCGATGATTACATGGTAAAGCCGATCAAGCCGCTGATCCTGGACATTCGCATCCGGGCGATGATGCGGATTGCTGCGATTCAGCGTTCCTCCACGGCGGTTATCGACAATGTCATCGAAGGCATCATCCAGATTAACGACGCTGGAAAAATTGGTCGTTTCAACAAAGCAGCGGAATCCATCTTTGGTTATACCGAGGACGAAGTGCTGGGCAAGAACGTCAACATGCTGATGCCGCCGCCGTATAAGGCCGAGCACGATGACTATCTCGCCCACTACTCGGCGACTCGCCAGGCAAAGGTTATCGGCATCGGACGCATCGTCACCGGCCTGCGAAAAAATGGTGGAACCTTCCCGATGCACCTCGGTGTTACCGAGGCTGCCTCGCCAGAAGGCAAATTCTTTGTCGGTCTTGTTCGTGATATTTCCGAACAAGAAGCCGCACGCGCCAATGCCGAGGCGTCGGCGCAGCTGATTGCTGAGCGGGAGCGATTTATCCGCGGTATTACCAATGCCATCCCCGGCATGGTTGCCTATTGGGACGCCACCTTGCGCTGCCGTTTTGCCAACAATCGCTACCTTGAGTGGTTCGGCAAATTGCCAGAGGAGCTCATTGACGTCGTGACACTCCGGGAGTTGCTAGGCGAGAAACTGTTTGCGCTGAACGAACCCCATATTCAAGGGGCCTTGGCTGGTGTCAATCAACAGTTCGCTCGCATCATGACCAAGCCGGATGGAACGGTTGGTCACACTTGGGCAGCCTATGTTCCTGACCTTGATAGCGCTGGGGTGGTCGTCGGGTTTTTCGTCCTGGTCACTGACGTGACGCCGCTCAAGGAAGCAGAAGCGGCGCTGGAACTGGCCGCCAGCGTCTACAGAAGCACCGACGACGGCATTACGGTGACCGATGCTCATGGAACAATCCTCTCGGTCAATCCTGCATTTACCAGGATCACCGGCTACTCCGCGGAGGAAGTCCTCGGGGAGAACCCCCGCCTTCTCAAGTCGAATCGGCACGACAAGGCTTTCTATGCTGCCATGTGGCAAGACATAAACGCTAAAGGTCGTTGGGAGGGAGAGTTGTGGAATCGGCGCAAGAACGGGGACGTTTATCCTGAGCGAATGGTTATCACCGCCATTTTTGACGCCGCGGGCGCAGCTCATCGCTATGTGGCTGTGTTCAATGACATTACTGCCCTTTGGCGAAAAGACGAGCATGTAAGGCACCTGGCCTTTCATGATGCATTGACCGACCTGCCAAATCGTACCTTGCTGCTGGAGCGGCTTGACCGTCAGATAGCGATGTCCACGCGTGAGCACCGCGAACTGGCTGTCATGTTTCTTGATCTTGATGGATTCAAACCCGTCAACGACACGCTGGGCCACGAAGTCGGCGACGATGTATTGAAGGTGGTGGCACAAAGGCTCTTGACCGTAGTACGGCAAACAGACACGGTAGCCCGTCTGGGCGGCGATGAGTTTGTAATAATCCTCGACAACCCCATGAATCGGGACGAGGTCGCCCATATCGCCAGCCGTATCCTTGCCACCGTCAATGAACCCATGAGCCTTCGAGGCAAGACCGCGCAGGTGGGTACGTCAATCGGAATTGCCATGTTCCCCGCTGACGGAGAAACACCCGCTGACCTGATCAAGAACGCCGATACTGCCATGTACGCGGCAAAGGTTGCAGGCAAGAAAAATTATCGATTTTTTGACGTGACGAGAGCTGTCCATTTTGGCTAA
- the ureC gene encoding urease subunit alpha encodes MSTKITRQAYAEMFGPTTGDRLRLADTELIIEVEKDYTIYGEEVKFGGGKVIRDGMGQGQRVSAETVDTVITNALIVDAVTGIIKADIGLKDGRIAAIGKAGNPDIQPGVTIVIGPGTEVIAGEGMIVTAGGIDSHIHFICPQQIDEALYSGVTTMLGGGTGPATGTYATTCTPGPWHIHRMLEAAEAFPMNLGFLGKGNASLPEALREQVEAGAMGLKLHEDWGTTPAAIDCCLTVADEMDVQVAIHTDTLNESGFVEATLGAFKGRTIHTFHTEGAGGGHAPDIIKATSLANVLPSSTNPTMPYTVNTIDEHLDMLMVCHHLDASIAEDVAFAESRIRRETIAAEDILHDMGVFSMMSSDSQAMGRVGEVIIRTWQAAHKMKLQRGALPEDTARNDNFRVKRYIAKYTINPALTHGIAHTVGSIEVGKLADLVLWKPAFFGVKPSLILKGGMIAAAAMGDPNASIPTPQPVHYRPMFGSFGKALKTSVTFVSQAALKNPAVHALNLQKPLIAVSGTRTVKKSDMVHNGATPEITVDPETYVVKADGVHLVCEPATELPLAQRYFLF; translated from the coding sequence ATGAGCACAAAAATCACCCGTCAGGCTTATGCCGAAATGTTCGGCCCGACCACCGGCGACCGCCTGCGGCTGGCCGATACCGAGCTGATCATCGAAGTCGAGAAGGACTACACGATCTACGGCGAGGAAGTTAAATTCGGCGGCGGCAAGGTCATCCGCGACGGCATGGGCCAGGGCCAGCGCGTCTCGGCCGAGACCGTTGACACCGTGATCACCAACGCCCTGATCGTCGACGCCGTAACCGGCATCATCAAGGCCGACATTGGCCTCAAGGACGGCCGTATTGCCGCCATCGGCAAGGCGGGCAACCCGGACATCCAGCCCGGCGTCACCATCGTCATCGGCCCCGGCACCGAGGTTATTGCCGGCGAAGGCATGATCGTCACGGCCGGCGGCATCGACAGCCATATTCATTTCATCTGCCCGCAGCAGATCGACGAGGCACTGTATTCCGGCGTCACTACCATGCTCGGCGGCGGTACTGGCCCGGCCACCGGCACCTACGCCACGACCTGTACGCCGGGGCCCTGGCACATTCACCGCATGCTTGAAGCGGCCGAGGCTTTCCCAATGAACCTCGGCTTTCTCGGCAAGGGCAACGCCAGCCTGCCGGAAGCCCTGCGCGAGCAGGTCGAGGCCGGCGCCATGGGCCTCAAGCTACACGAAGACTGGGGCACGACGCCAGCCGCCATCGACTGCTGCCTGACGGTGGCCGACGAGATGGACGTGCAGGTCGCCATCCACACCGACACCCTCAACGAATCCGGCTTTGTCGAAGCAACGCTGGGCGCCTTCAAGGGCCGCACCATCCACACCTTCCACACCGAAGGTGCCGGCGGCGGCCACGCGCCGGACATCATCAAGGCGACCAGTCTGGCCAATGTACTGCCCAGTTCGACCAATCCGACCATGCCCTACACGGTGAACACCATCGACGAGCATCTCGACATGCTGATGGTTTGCCATCACCTCGATGCCAGCATCGCCGAGGACGTCGCCTTCGCCGAAAGCCGCATCCGTCGCGAGACGATTGCTGCCGAGGACATCCTGCACGACATGGGTGTCTTCTCGATGATGAGTTCCGACTCGCAGGCCATGGGCCGCGTCGGCGAGGTGATCATCCGCACCTGGCAGGCGGCGCACAAGATGAAGCTGCAGCGCGGTGCGCTGCCCGAAGATACGGCAAGAAACGACAACTTCCGCGTCAAACGTTACATCGCCAAATACACCATCAACCCGGCGTTGACCCACGGTATTGCCCACACCGTCGGCTCCATCGAAGTTGGCAAGCTGGCCGACCTGGTGCTGTGGAAACCGGCCTTCTTCGGCGTCAAGCCGTCGTTGATTCTCAAAGGTGGCATGATCGCCGCCGCTGCGATGGGCGATCCCAACGCGTCGATTCCGACGCCGCAGCCGGTGCATTACCGACCGATGTTCGGCAGCTTCGGCAAGGCTTTGAAGACCTCGGTGACCTTTGTTTCGCAGGCGGCGCTGAAGAATCCTGCGGTCCACGCGCTAAATCTGCAAAAACCGCTGATCGCCGTCTCCGGCACGCGTACGGTCAAGAAGTCCGACATGGTGCACAACGGTGCGACGCCGGAAATCACCGTTGATCCCGAAACCTATGTCGTCAAGGCCGATGGCGTGCATCTGGTCTGCGAACCGGCGACCGAATTGCCACTGGCCCAGCGTTATTTCCTGTTCTGA
- a CDS encoding urease subunit beta: MIPGELLAEPGELELNAGRPTITLVVANTGDRPIQVGSHYHFYETNAGLNFDREAARGFRLDIAAGTAVRFEPGQTRTVQLVALAGDKKVYGFRGLVQGAL; encoded by the coding sequence ATGATCCCCGGAGAACTCCTCGCCGAACCCGGCGAACTCGAACTTAACGCCGGCCGCCCGACGATCACGCTGGTCGTCGCCAACACCGGTGACCGGCCGATCCAGGTCGGCTCGCACTATCACTTTTACGAAACCAATGCCGGGCTGAACTTTGATCGCGAAGCGGCGCGCGGCTTCCGTCTCGACATCGCCGCCGGCACTGCCGTGCGCTTCGAGCCGGGCCAGACGCGGACCGTGCAATTGGTAGCCTTGGCCGGTGACAAGAAGGTCTACGGTTTCCGCGGCCTCGTTCAGGGAGCACTGTGA
- a CDS encoding OmpA family protein, with amino-acid sequence MSTLARMGSRSWLARWVLILAVMLLGGCASKSYVVLIPSPDGSVGEVVVKGSKGEQVLNKAGQAGLLDGSPLRVDERQVKEDFGDTIAALPRIPVRFLLYFSTGITLTAESQSLIPKIIADAKTRPAVDISVIGHTDTLYTDDYNNQLALRRATKVSELLTEKGLKANSMTIESHGKKNLLVQTPDNTWEPKNRRVEVSIR; translated from the coding sequence ATGAGTACCCTTGCGCGCATGGGTTCCAGGTCCTGGCTTGCCCGTTGGGTATTGATTCTGGCCGTGATGCTGCTCGGCGGATGCGCTTCGAAATCCTATGTCGTACTGATTCCCAGCCCGGATGGCTCGGTAGGTGAAGTCGTCGTCAAGGGTTCAAAAGGCGAACAGGTTCTGAACAAGGCTGGCCAGGCCGGGTTGCTTGACGGCAGTCCGTTGCGAGTTGATGAGCGGCAGGTCAAGGAAGACTTCGGCGACACCATTGCGGCCTTGCCCAGGATACCCGTGCGTTTCTTGCTGTATTTCTCGACCGGAATAACGCTGACCGCCGAGTCGCAATCGTTGATTCCGAAAATAATTGCCGACGCCAAAACCAGACCGGCTGTCGATATATCGGTCATCGGCCACACGGATACGCTTTATACCGATGACTACAATAACCAGCTCGCTTTGAGGCGCGCCACCAAAGTATCCGAGTTGCTCACGGAAAAAGGGCTGAAAGCCAATTCCATGACCATTGAGTCTCATGGCAAAAAGAATCTTCTGGTGCAGACCCCGGACAATACCTGGGAGCCCAAAAACCGGCGTGTCGAAGTGTCTATTCGCTGA
- a CDS encoding YnfA family protein, with the protein MELARLSLLFALTALAEIIGCYLPWLTLKQGHSAWLLLPAAFSLAIFAWLLTLHPTAAGRTYAAYGGMYIAVALLWLRVVDGVTLTRWDLVGAAIALCGMAVIALQPSAT; encoded by the coding sequence ATGGAACTGGCCCGACTGAGCCTGTTGTTCGCGCTGACCGCGCTGGCCGAAATCATCGGCTGCTACTTGCCCTGGCTGACGCTGAAACAAGGCCACAGCGCCTGGCTGCTGCTTCCGGCCGCCTTCTCACTGGCGATTTTCGCCTGGCTGCTGACGCTACACCCGACGGCCGCCGGTCGAACCTATGCGGCTTACGGCGGTATGTATATCGCCGTGGCCCTGCTCTGGCTGCGCGTCGTCGATGGCGTCACGCTGACCCGCTGGGATTTGGTCGGCGCAGCCATCGCCCTGTGCGGCATGGCGGTCATTGCCCTGCAGCCGTCCGCCACCTGA
- the ureA gene encoding urease subunit gamma: MELTPREKDKLLIFTAGLLAERRKAKGLKLNYPEAVALITCAIMEGAREGKTVADLMHEGTQVLNRADVMDGIAELIPEIQVEATFPDGTKLVTVHNPIV, from the coding sequence ATGGAACTGACACCCCGCGAAAAAGACAAGCTGCTCATTTTCACCGCCGGCCTGCTCGCCGAGCGGCGCAAGGCCAAGGGCCTGAAGCTGAACTACCCGGAAGCCGTGGCACTGATCACCTGCGCCATCATGGAAGGCGCCCGCGAAGGCAAGACGGTTGCCGATCTGATGCACGAAGGCACGCAGGTGCTGAACCGCGCTGACGTCATGGACGGCATCGCCGAGCTGATCCCGGAAATCCAGGTTGAAGCCACCTTCCCGGACGGCACCAAGCTGGTCACTGTACATAACCCGATTGTTTAA